In Cryptosporangium phraense, the sequence TGGCCGGCCGCGGCCAGGCGCTCGACCCGGCGCAGCACCAGCTCCTGGGCCGCGATCACCTCGTCGGCCAGGCCCGCGGTGCTCGAGAGGCCGTAGGCCTCGGCGAAGATCTCCAGCCGGCGCCGGCGGTCGGGCGGCTCGCGGTGGTGCAGCGAATCCCGGGCGAAGTCGTCGTCGCGGAACGGCGCCACGTACTCGAGCGCGTAGGCGACGTCGTGGAGCGGCGGGGCCGGCCAGACGTAGTCCCAGTCGAGGATACCGATCGGCGTCGTGCCGCGCCAGACCAGGTTCCACGGGCCGAAGTCGCCGTGGGCGAGGAACTCACCGGCGCCGAACGTCCCGTCGTGGGCGGCCCACGCCGTCGCCGGGCGGTGGTCGCGGACCGCGTCGTGGAAGTCGCGAAGCAGCCGCGCCATCGCCCGCAGCCCGGCCTCGCCGGCGACCTTGGTCCAACCCGTTCCCCCGGACTCGCCCTCGAGGTAGGTGAGCACCTCCCGGCCCTCGTCGTCGAGGCCGAGGAACCGGGGCGAGTACGGGAAGCCGATCCGTTCCAGGTGGAGCAGCAGGTCGTGGACGGACGGCGACCACGGGTAGAGCGGTCGGCGAACCGTGTCGCCGACGCGCTCCACTCGTCGGAAAGGGTCGTCCTGGAGGATCAGAACTTCAGGTCCGCCCAGACGAGCCGGTGGTCGGACGTCGGGAATCCGTTGACCGCCGACCACTCGGTGCCGAACACGCCGGTCAGCCGGAACAGCGGGTCGGCCTGCACCGGCCAGAACACGCCCGAGCGGACGACCTTCGTGCCGGCCCGGGGGAGCACGTAGTCGGCGTGCAGGTTGCCCGGCGCGGTGTCGGCGAAGTCCGCGGTGTCGAACTTCGGATCGCCCTTGTGAGTCGCGTTCGCGCCGCCCTGGAGCTTCGCCGCCTCGACCGCGCCCGCGCTGATC encodes:
- a CDS encoding aminoglycoside phosphotransferase family protein, with the protein product MERVGDTVRRPLYPWSPSVHDLLLHLERIGFPYSPRFLGLDDEGREVLTYLEGESGGTGWTKVAGEAGLRAMARLLRDFHDAVRDHRPATAWAAHDGTFGAGEFLAHGDFGPWNLVWRGTTPIGILDWDYVWPAPPLHDVAYALEYVAPFRDDDFARDSLHHREPPDRRRRLEIFAEAYGLSSTAGLADEVIAAQELVLRRVERLAAAGHQPHVTWQQTGVLARSAAHLAWSRSHRALFA